A window of Microbispora hainanensis genomic DNA:
AAAGCCGGCTGGTAGAAGGTGGCCGCCATGGCGATCCCGGCCAGCAGCCAGGCCGCGGTGAAGGATGGCAGAGTGGGCGCGCAGGCGGCGGCCAGCACGCTGAGCGTCGCCAGGATGGACCCGATGGTCATCACCGCCCGTGGGCCGCGGGCGTCCAGGATGCGGCCGACGGGGATGCCGGCGAAGGCGGAGACGAGCAGGGCGGCGGAGAAGGCCGCGGTGGTGGCGGGAGCCGGCCAGCCGGTGTCTGCGGTGATGGCCGGGTTGAGCACCGGGAAGGCGTAGTAGACCACGCCCCAGCTGGTGATCTGGGTGGCGCACAGGGCGGGCAGGACGGCACGCGGCCGCGACCGGTCGTCATCTCCGGTCGCGGCCGTGTGATCGTGAAGGTCGGTCACCGGGTCAGCAGCCGCCGGAGGAGACGGGAGCGCCGATACCGATCTGCAGCGTGGCCGGGGCAGCGCAACAGCCACCGGACGCCTGCGCCGTGTCCGCCTGGTCGAACAGGCCGGAGCCGCCGCACACCCCGGTCTCGGGCAGGACGAGCTCGACGCGTTCGGCGGCCTCTCGGTCGCCGGCCAGGGCGGCGGCGATGGAGCGCGTCTGCTCATAACCGGTCATGGCCAGGAACGTCGGGGCGCGGCCGTAGGACTTCATGCCGACCAGGTAGATGCCCTGCTCGGGGTGGGACAGCTCGTTCACGCCGTGGGGGTAGACGGTGCCGCAGGAGTGCACGTTGGGGTCGATCAGCGGCGCCAGCGCGAGCGGGGCCTGGAGGCGCTCGTCCAGGCCGAGGCGCACCTCGGACAGGAACGACAGGTCGGGGCGGAATCCGGTCAGCACGATGACCTCGTCGACCGGTTCGGTGGCCCGGCCGTCGTCGGCGACGAGGACCAGGCGGTCGCCGTCATGCTCGATCGCGGCGGTGCGGAAGCCGGTGACCGCGCTGGCGTGGCCGGCCTCGACAGCGGCCTTGGCCGCCAGGCCGAGGGCGCCGCGTGCGGGAAGCTGGTCGGCCTCGCCGCCGCCGAAGGTGCCCGCGCCGATGCTCCGCCGCAGGACCCAGACCGCGTGCGTGCCCGGCTCCTGCTCGGCCAGGTCGGCAAGGGCCGCCAGCGCGGTGAAGGCCGAGGCGCCGGAGCCGACCACCGCGGTGCGCCGACCGGCGTACCGGGCGCGTACGGCCGGGTCCCGCAGGTCGGGGACGCGGTAGGAGATGCGGTCGGTCGCGCTCTTTTCACCGAGGGCGGGCAGCCCGTCGCCGCCGAGCGGGTTGGGGGTGGTCCAGGTGCCGGAGGCGTCGATGACCGCACGGGCACTGATGCGCTCTTCACCGCCGTCGCCGGTGCGTACGTGCACGGTGAAGGGCTGCTCGTCGCGGCCGGAGTCGACCATCCGGTCTCGTCCGGCCTTGGCCACGCCGGTGACTGTGGTGGTGTAGCGGACCTTGTCGCCGAGGGCGTCGGCGAGCGGCTGCAGGTACTGCTCGGCCCAGTCTCCGCCGGTCGGGTACGTCGCCGCGTCCGGGCGGACCCAGCCGGTCGGGGCTAGCAGCTTTTCGGCGGCGGGGTCGACGACCTCGCCCCAGGTGGAGAACAACCGCACGTGTGACCAATCCCGGACGGCGGATCCGGCCGCCGGGCCGGCCTCCAGCACCAGTGGGTCGAGTCCGCGTTCGACCAAGTGGGCGGCGGCGGCCAGGCCGACGGGACCGGCTCCGATCACGATGACAGGCAGTTCGGCGGCGGACGTGGTCACGGCGTCTCCTCTGATTCGACATTCGTCTATGAGTTGCGCGGCCAGCATGGCATCTGTTTCGATGTTCGTCAACATAGACATTCATCGAAATAGGAAGAGGGTTCGTCATGGAAGCCGAGGTTGTGGTGATCGGGGGCGGCCAGTCGGGGCTGGCCACGGCGTACGCGTTGCGACGAGAGGGGGTGACGCCGGTATTGCTGGAGGCCGCGGACCGGCCGGCCTGGTCGTGGCCGCACTACTACGACAGCCTCACTTTGTTCTCCCCGGCCCGCTACAGCTCGCTGCCGGGGATGCCGTTCGGCGGCGACCCGGACCGTTACCCGCACCGTGACGAGGTGGTGGACTACCTCACCGCCTACGCCGCCCGCCTGGACGCCGGCATTCGCACCGGTGCCCGCGTGGCGGAGGTCAGCGCGGAGGGCGAAGGGTTCGGCATCACCCTGCAGGACGGCAGCCGCCTCGCCGCGCGCGCGGTGGTCGCGGCGAGTGGAACCTTCGGCAACCCCTACCGGCCGGCGCTGCCCGGTTTGGAGAACTTCACCGGGACGGTGCTGCACGCGGCCGACTACCGGACCCCGGAGCCGTTCGCCGGTCAGCGAGTCATCGTGATCGGGGCGGGCAACTCCGCGGTGCAGATCGCCGCCGAACTCGCCACGGTGGCGCGGGTGACGCTGGCGACCCGCGCTCCGGTGCGGTTCGCCCGTCAGCACCTGCTCGGCCGGGACCTGCACTTCTGGCTCACCGTCACCGGGCTGGACACCGCGCCGCTGGGCCGCCTGCTGCGCACACCTCCGACGCAGCCGGTCCTCGACGACGGCCGCTACCGCTCAGCCCTGGACGTCGACGCCCCGGATCGGCGTGCCCTGTTCACCGAGGCCGGCGACGGCAAGGTGACCTGGGCGGACGGCACGACCGAGCAGGTGGATGCGATCGTGCTGGCCACCGGTTACCGCCCCGATCTCCCCTATCTGGCAGGGCTCGGCGTGCTGGACGCGGCCGGGCGTCCGCTACACCGCGACGGCGCCTCGCTCACCCATCCTCTGCTCGCCTACGTCGGGCTGGAATGGCAGCGCAGCCTGTCGTCCAACTCGTTGCGCGGGGTGGGCCGGGACGCCGCCCGCGCCGCCCGCCGGCTGGCTGCACGCCTGCGCCGCTGACCGGCCGTGCGTCACCCACTGCGGCGGATGCACTGGTGGGCCCTCACGCGTTGGTTCGACGTATGTCAACATAGATGCATGTCGAATACGCGGACGCTGCCAGTGCTGGAGCCTGATGTCGTGCCGTGCTGCCCGCCGCTCACCGAACGCACGCTCACGGCCGCAGAAGCCGAGCGGACGGCGGCGATGTTCAAGGCGCTCAGCGACCCGGTGCGGCTACGCCTGTTCTCCGCGGTGGCCTCCGCGCCGGACGGCGAGGCGTGCGTGTGCGACATCTCCGATGTCGGGGTCTCCCAGCCGACCGTCTCTCACCATCTGAAGAAGCTGAGGGAGGCCGGTCTGCTGGCCTCCGAGCGGCGGGGCACGTGGGTGTACTACCGGGTCGAGCCGAGCGTGCTGGCCGGGATGGGCCGGCTGCTGACCGGCGCTGCACGCGTCTGAGAACACTGTTCGGGCCTGTATGCAGCGGGTCCGCTGTGGACTTACCGGAGCAGCACACGTGCCGCCGACGGGTGTCTTGTCAGGGGGTGGCGGGGGCGAGTCTGCGCCGCCAGGCGAGGGAGACGTAGACCAGCGCCACCAGCACGGGGACCTCGATCAGCGGTCCTATGACCCCTGACAGGGCCTGGCCGGAGGTGACGCCGAAGGTGGCGATGGCCACCGCGATCGCCAGCTCGAAGTTGTTGCCGGCCGCGGTGAAGGCCAGCGTGGCGGTCCGGTCGTACGGCAGGCCCAGGGTCTTGCCGAGGGCGAAGGTGCCGAACCACATCAGCGCGAAGTAGGCCAGTAGCGGCAGCGCGATGCGGGCGACGTCGGCGGGCTCGGAGGTGATCGTCCTGCCCTGCAGAGCGAACAGGATCACGATCGTGAACAGCAGCCCGTACAGTGCGAACGGGCCGATCTTCGGCAGGAACACGCTCTCGTATCGCTGGCGGCCGAGCCTGCGCTCGCCGAGGCGGCGGGTGAGGAATCCGGCCAGCAGCGGGATGCCGAGGAAGATGACGACGTTGAGGGCGATCTTCCATGAGGAGATGCCGAGGTGCTGCCCCTGGCCGAGGCCGAGCCAGCCGGGCAGCACCTGCAGATAGAACCAGCCGAGCAGGCCGAACGCCAGGACCTGGAACACGCTGTTGAGCGCCACCAGGACGGCGGCGGCCTCGCGGTCGCCGCAGGCCAGGTCGTTCCAGATGATGACCATGGCGATGCAGCGGGCCAGGCCGACGATGATCAGACCGGTGCGGTATTCCGGAAGGTCAGGTAGGAAGATCCAGGCCAGGGCGAACATCACGGCCGGGCCGATGATCCAGTTGACGACCAGCGAAGAGATCATCAGGCGGCGGTCGCCGGTGACCGCGTCGAGCTTGTCATAGCGGACCTTGGCCAGCACCGGATACATCATGATCAGCAGACCGAGAGCGATCGGCAGGGAGATGCCGCCGATCGCGACCTTCGACAGCACGGCGTTCAGTCCCGGGACGCCGCGGCCCAGACCGAGGCCCAGGGCCATGGCGGCCAGGATCCACACCGCAAGGAAACGGTCCAGCAGCGACAGCTTGCCCGCCACGCCGCTGGGCGCGGCGTGCGCGGGCTCGGGGGCCGTCATGGGCAGGCCCTCTTCCTGCCGGCGGCGGCGGTGGCACGGGCGGTATCGGCCAGTTCGGCGAACTGCCCGGCCAAGGAGGCGATGACGTCAGGCTTGAGCCGGTAGTAGGTGAACCGGCCGCACGGCTCGGTGTCCACCACCCCGGCGTCCCGCAGCACCTTCAGGTGGTTGGACAGGTTGGTCTGCCGCGCGCCGGTCTCTTCCACCAGGTGCGTGGTGCACAGCGTTTCCCGGGCGAGCAGGGTCACGATCTGCAGCCGCAGGGGATCGGCCAGCACCCGCAACAGATCAGTGTCGACTGACATCAGCATGTACTGATACTTTCACATCAGCCGGCGCTGATGCGAACCTGACGCCCCGGCCCACCTTCGGCACGCCATTCGCGACGCGATCGACGGGCGAGTCACCGACCTGCTCGCCACCCTGCCCCGCGCCTGCCCGCCACCACTATTGGCGAGAAAGAAAAGGAAGATGCTCACGACCGCTACAACCACGTCGGTTCTGTTCGTCTGTGTGCACAACGCCGGCCGCTCCCAGATGGCCGCCGGATTCCTCTCCCAGCTTGCCGGCGACCGCATCGAGGTCCGCTCCGCCGGGTCGCTGCCCGCCGAGCAGGTGAACCCGGCCGTCGTGGCGGCGATGAAGGAGGTCGGCATCGACATCTCCGGCCAGACCCCCAAGGTGCTAACCCCCGAGGTGGTGCAGGCCTCCGACTACGTCATCACCATGGGCTGCGGGGATGCCTGCCCGATCTTTCCTGGTAAGAAGCACCTCGACTGGGCACTGGACGACCCCGCAGGCAAGGGCGTCGAGGCCGTCCGGCCGATCCGCGACGAGATCAACACCCGCGTCCAGGCTTTGATCGCCGAGATCGATGCGCAGCAAGAAAGCTGATCTCGCCGCTCTTGCCGCCACCCCCGGGTGTCCTCGCGCGGGCGTACTCCGGTCGGCGGCAGCGCCCCGTCGCGTTCCTCCTGCCGGCGGGCCGGCATCCCCGCGAGACGATGCCGCAGCATGGTCATAGGCGTGTGATCAGTGTTGGGATGGCTCGTATCGCCAGCATGATCCTCGCGACGCTGCCGGTCAGCGCCACGAGCAGCAGCAAGGACGGCGGTGGCACAAGCGTGACGACCGTGCCCAGTATGACCGTGTCCAGGACGGCGACGGTTCCCGCGCCGCCCAGGGCGGCCAGCCGTACGGTGTGATAGTGCCGCTGTTCCCGGACGGCGGTCACGAGCATGAGCACGGCCGAGCCGAGCAGGAGGCCGAAGGCCAGGCGTGCGGCCAGTGGGATCGCCGCGGCCCAGCCGTCGGCGGTGATAAGAGCGGTGCCCCAGCACAGGCCGACGATCGGTCCGGCCACGAGCAGCGTGAACGCGGCGTGCCGAGCCGGTGAGGCGCGAACGAAGGCGGCGGTGACGGCGTCGGCGTCGCCGAAGTCCGCAAGGGCGGCCCGGGCTGCCGCATCCGGGTCCCCGAGCCGCTCCATCTGGTCGTCGTACGAGGCGAGCAGTCCGTCGGCGAGCTCGTCGACCACGGAGCCGGGCAGACGTTCGGCGAGCGTCCGCAGGTGGCGTTCGATCAGTTCGTGGCCGGCCACGGTCCACCACCCAGCGCCGCGGATATCACCGCGGCGAACTCCTGCCATTGGTCGCGTGCCCCCGCCAAAGAGCGCCGCCCCTGCTCGGTCAGCTCATAAGTGCGCCGTCTGCGACCGCCCACCACCGACCAGCTCCCCTTGATCAGTCCCGCGCGCTCCAGCCGGTGCAGCGCCGGATAGACGGTGCCGGTGGGCAGATCGAGCTTGCCGCCTGTGGCGTCGCGCAGGGCTTCCTTCACGGCGTAGCCGTGCTGCGGCCCGTCCTCCAGTGTGGCGAGCAGGAGGCCGTCCAGGTGCCCTTTCAGTGCTTCTGCCCTCATAGGTAGTAACGCTATATCTGCTCTTCCTGTACGCCAAGACCCGGAGTAGCGTCCCTACATGTAGGGACGCTACGTATTGGAGATGCGATGGACCACATCGACATCCTGGGCACTCCGATCCCCAACGCCGGACCGGTCTTCTTCGTCGCACTCGGAGCAATCGTCAAGACCTGTGGATCACGAGTTCCTAAGCAGCTGCTGGTGAGGGCTGATCGTCGGGGCGTTCGACGAGCTTGCCGTTGACGAAGGTGGCCCCGGCGCGGACCAGGGCGACGAGGTGGGGTGCGTTGACCGCGCGCCAGCGGGCCTGGGCCGACTCGATCAGCTTGAACGCCATGGCCAGCCCTGCCGCCCGTGAACCGGGGCCTTTGGTGACCTTGGTGCGGTGCCGGACTGTGGCGAACGTCGACTCGATGGGGTTGGTCGTGCGCAGATGCACCCAATGCTCGGCTGGGAAGTCGTAGAAGGCCAGCAGTTCGTCCACGTCGTCGACGACCTTGGCCACGGCCTTGCCGTACTTGGCCCCGTAAGCGGCCTGGAACGCCTTCACCGCCGCCAGGGCGTGGTCTTTGTCCTCGGCGTTCCAGATCTCCGCCAACGCCTTCTTCGCGCCGCTCTGTGCGGACTTCGGCATGGCTCCCAGCACGTTGGCGATTTTGTGAAACCAGCACCTTTGAGCCCTGGCCTGCGGGAACACCTCACCGAGGGCGGCCCAGAACCCCAGTGCGCCGTCCCCGACGGCCAGCACCGGCGCGCGCATCCCCCGCCGTTTGCAATCGCGCAGCAGGTCGGCCCACGACTCGGTCGACTCGCGGTAGCCGTCGGACAGCGCGATGAGCTCCTTACGGCCGTCGGCGCGCACGCCGATCATCACCAGCAGGCACAAACGGTGCTCCTCCAGGCGGACGTTGACGTGCACCCCGTCGGCCCACAGGTAGACGTAGTCCACGCCCGACAGGTCACGGTCGGCGAAGGCGCGCTGCTCGGCCTTCCACTGCTCGGTCAGCTTCGTGATGACCGGCGCCGACAGGCCGGCCGCCGAGCCGAGGAACTGCCCCAGCGCCGGGACGAAGTCACCGGAGGACAGGCCGTGCAGGTAGAGCAAGGGCAGCACTTCGGTGATCTTCGGTGTCTTGCGCGCCCAGGGCGGCAGGATCGCCGAGGAGAAGCGCTTGCGCTCGCCGGTGACCTCATCGACGCGCCTGTCGTTGACCCTGGGCGCTTTGACCTCGATCGCGCCGGCCGCGGTGAGCACCTCGCGCGCGGCGTGGTAGCCGTTGCGCACGACCAGACGGCGTCCATCGTCGTCACGCTGATCGGAGAACTGGGCGATATAGGCGTCGACTTCGGCTTTGAGCGCTTCGGCGAGCATCCTGCGGGCGCCTTCCCGGACGATCTCGTCGATCAGGGAGGAGGAGACCGGGCCGTCTGTCATGCGGCGGTCGCCGTCAGCGGGGTCAGGGACTACGGTGAGCACGGGTGTGCCTTCCCGACCGACGTTGGCGCGTCGGTCATGCATGAGACCTACATGATCATCGGGAAGGTACACCCCTTCCCTGAAGATCCACAGGTTCTAAGCATTGCTCTCGCACTCGCCATCCACATCACTGCAGGGATCACCTGCGTGTGCTGCGGTGCGATCGCCGCGCTGACATGGAAGGGAAGCCCACGGCACCGGCGGTTCGGCCGCGTCTACCTGTGGGCGTGGGCCGTGGTCTACCTCACCCTGACCGTCATGTCGGTGATCCGCTGGCGGGAGAACGTCCACCTGTTCGTCATCGGCACCCTTGGCCTTACCGCCGCGCTGACGGGCTACGTCAACCGGGGGCGCCGGCCCGACCTTCACATCCTCGCAATGGGCGCGTCCTACGTGCTCCTGTTGATCGGCTTCTATGTCGACAACGGCCCCCGCCTGCCGTTGTGGGAGAGGCTCCCGACCGTTGCCTACTGGCTGCTCCCAGCCCTTATCGGCTCCGCTTTGATCGCGCGCGCAATCGTCCGGAGGCGCCAGCGACACGCATCGGCACACAGTGATTCTCGGTGACAGCTATACGCCCGGCCGATTCGCCTTATCCAGTTTGATCAATTTCGTACAGGACGAGTCGGCATTGACCAACTGATCGCCTGTCTCCGGATGTCGGAGACACAGTCGACGGAGACCGTGGTCTTCAACCCGCTCGCACGGCAGACCATCGGCGAGATGATCGAGGTGAAGCGTCGTCCTCCGGCTGTGTTGCTGGAGCTCGCGGCAAAAGCCCGCGTCATCGCCTGAATGTCACCCCCCAACCGGTGGTTGGGTTCGCCCCTGTGAGCCGGCCGTACGGTCGCGGCATGAGTACGCAGGCTTGCCGATCCGGCGGTGGTCCGCGACGCGCTCCAGTCGCTCGCCGCCACACTCGAAGGCCGGGGCTTCGCCGTGTGGCTCCGCAGCGGTGAGGGGTTTTCGCTCCACCTCTTCGTGATGAACCCTGAGGCTCCGGTCCTCACGGAGCACATCATGGTCGCGCCGGATGCGGAGGGGGAGTGGAGCTTCTGGTTCCCCCGGCCCGAACGGATCGCCCTCGTCAGGAACGTCACCGAGGCCGCCGACCGCATCGAGCGTGTGGCCCGTGATCGCGCCCTGGTCCGGGCACGCCTCGGGCCTCGCCGGCACCGTACCCCGGCGGGGCCTGAGTCTGTGGCGGGTGTGGACGTGGCGCGGCCGTGTCCGAGGGGCGGATTCAACGTGGACGCCGGACGAGGGGAACCGGCTGGGCGCGGCGGGCGGCCTCGTGGGCGAGCCGTGGAGCGAGGGCGCGGCCGTTGGCCAGGAGGGTGCGCAACCGCCGGAGCCTGCCGCCGGCGAGGCTGGAGTCCGCCAGCGCCCGTTCCACGGTGACGTGCGCGCCGCCGGGCACGGGGGTGGCGGAGCCGACGAACACGACGTTCTCCTGGCCGTTGAAGTCCTCGGGATGGCTGGGGAAGGTCAGCAGGCCGGACCGGCGGCGATGTCGCAGCCGAGGCCGGTCCGGATCAGGAAACCGTCATCCGTCGGCTCGGCGCCGAGGGATCTGATCGGCAACGGCCAGCCGTCGGTGTTACGCACGGTCAGCACCGGGTCGCCGAGCCGTACCGCGCGGCGGCGCGCTCTCGTCCTCCGAGCACCGGCCCACGAGCACCGCGAAACCCCGCTCCCGCGCCCGGGCCGCCAGTTCCTGACTCAACCGCGTTTTCCCGATGCCCGGCTCGCCCACCAGCATCGCGAACTGCGGAATCCCACGCGCCGCCGCGGCGAGCAGGTCCTCCAGCGTGGCGAGTTCCGCGGTGCGGCCGACGAGCGGCCAGGGCCGCGGGTCGGTGCCGGCGGCGGGGCCCTCGGCCGGGACGGCGATGGGCGCGGGTGCGGGTGCGGGCGGGGACGGGGCGGAAAGGGGGAGGGGAGGCGGTGACGGTGACCGGAGCGGGGGCGGGCCGCCAGAAGATGGCGGAGTCCTGACGCAGGATCGCGCCCTCCAGTTCGCGCAGCGCGGCCCCCGGATCCAGGCCCAGCTCGTCGGCGAGGATCCGGCGTACCTGCCGTAACGCCTCCAGGGCGTCCGCCTGCCGGTCCGCGCCGGCCAAGGCCAGGACGCGCAGCATCCACAGTCGCTCACGCAGCGGATGCTCCGCCGTCAGCGCCTCCGGCTCCGCCGCGAGCGTCGCGTGCCGCCCGAGGGCGAGCAGGGCGGCCGCGTGGTCCTCGATCGCGACCATGCGCAGCTCTTCCAGCCGCGCCCGCTCCGCGACGGCCGCGGGCACCTCATCCAGGTCGACGTACGGGGTCCCCTGCCACAATGCGAGCGCGGCATCGAGTTCTCCGAGCACCTCGGCCAGTTCCGCGGCGGTGAGATCGGGCCGGTTGACCACGGAACCGGCCGTGGCGGCGGGCCACGCGCCGAGACGGCCGTGCGCGGTGGTCACGGCGGCGTCGAACCGGGCCGCGTCGACGGCCTCGGCGGACAGCCGCAGGGCGTACCCGGGCGTGACCGTGACGAGGACCTTCGCGGGCATGCGGGCGGGCCGGTCGGGCTCGAGCGCCCGGCGCAGGCCGGCGACGTAGACGTGCAGCGTCGGCACCGCGTTCGGCGGCGGCGCGTCCCCCCCACAACAGATCGATGAGAGCGTCCACGGACACCGGCCGCCCGCCGTACAACGCGAGCGCCGCGAGCACCTGCCGCTGCTTGCGACCACCGAGATCGACCAGGTAGCCGTTGTGGGATGCCCTGATCGCCCCCAGTACGTCCACCTGCACGGGGCACAGCGTATGACAGGAGTGATGTTTCCCTCGTGCGGTGTGAACACGGCTGCCGCACGACCGGCACGGCTGGCCGCGCCGAACGCGATGAGGTCGATGCGCTTGTGGGCCGACTCGCGCAGCCGGACGACCTACTGCTCGGACGACCCCTCGGCGGACGGGAAGGTCAGACGGGTGTCGCCGTGCTCGGCCTTGAGCCCCCAGAGTGTAGAACTCGAGCTGCTTGGCGTGGTCGGCACGGCGAGGTCGACGTGCCGTAGATGGGTGATCAGACGTTCGGGCGGTTTCTCCGGTGACGGATCGGTCAGGGGTAGATCAGGCGGGGCGGCTGACGAGCATCGTGATGGTTCGCATGAGGCCGGGAATGTCGCCCTGTTCGCGCGCGAGCTGCCAGGCGGCGAGCTGGTTGGAGGCGTCGACGACGGTCTTCGCGCGGCCCACACGGCGAGCGTGGAACTCGTCCCAGAGATCCTGATCGACGGCGTCATGAGTGATCAGGAGCTCCGTGAGGACGGCGGCGTCCTCAAGGGCCTGGGCGCCGCCCTGGGCGATGGTCGGCGGGCAGGTGTGCGCGGCGTCGCCGATGAGCACGACTCGCCCGCGGTTCCATGGCGGCGCGAGCACGTGGGTCTCGAACCACGTGTAGTGGACCCGGGAGGGATCGGTGAGCGTCTCCCGGATCTCGTCCCACGGTCCGTGGTAGGCCTGGGAGAGGTCCCTCATGACGGCCAGCTGCTGCTCCGGCGTGAGGGTGGAGCGGTCCTGCGCGTCCTCCACGATGTACGCGTAAAGCGAATCCTCACTCGTAGGGCAGTAGCCGGCGATATAAGAGGGGCCGCCGTAGTAGAGGTCGGTGCGTGTCACACCGGCCGGCCGCGGG
This region includes:
- a CDS encoding FAD-dependent monooxygenase translates to MPAVKNVLIVGSGLAGAGAAVHLASAGVAVDLVEIEPQVTALGSGITLQGNALRELDRLGVWERASERGYPFDVTGIRAPDPYGTVLFEVPDAKTGGPDYPAAMGMSRPELARILHDRARDVGVKIRYGMTFTELRQDDPEVAVTFSDESAGRYDLVIGADGIRSSTRRALGIDLETKSVGMGIWRSFGPRPAGVTRTDLYYGGPSYIAGYCPTSEDSLYAYIVEDAQDRSTLTPEQQLAVMRDLSQAYHGPWDEIRETLTDPSRVHYTWFETHVLAPPWNRGRVVLIGDAAHTCPPTIAQGGAQALEDAAVLTELLITHDAVDQDLWDEFHARRVGRAKTVVDASNQLAAWQLAREQGDIPGLMRTITMLVSRPA
- a CDS encoding arsenate reductase ArsC, which produces MLTTATTTSVLFVCVHNAGRSQMAAGFLSQLAGDRIEVRSAGSLPAEQVNPAVVAAMKEVGIDISGQTPKVLTPEVVQASDYVITMGCGDACPIFPGKKHLDWALDDPAGKGVEAVRPIRDEINTRVQALIAEIDAQQES
- a CDS encoding PadR family transcriptional regulator, with the translated sequence MRAEALKGHLDGLLLATLEDGPQHGYAVKEALRDATGGKLDLPTGTVYPALHRLERAGLIKGSWSVVGGRRRRTYELTEQGRRSLAGARDQWQEFAAVISAALGGGPWPATN
- a CDS encoding FAD-dependent oxidoreductase, producing the protein MTTSAAELPVIVIGAGPVGLAAAAHLVERGLDPLVLEAGPAAGSAVRDWSHVRLFSTWGEVVDPAAEKLLAPTGWVRPDAATYPTGGDWAEQYLQPLADALGDKVRYTTTVTGVAKAGRDRMVDSGRDEQPFTVHVRTGDGGEERISARAVIDASGTWTTPNPLGGDGLPALGEKSATDRISYRVPDLRDPAVRARYAGRRTAVVGSGASAFTALAALADLAEQEPGTHAVWVLRRSIGAGTFGGGEADQLPARGALGLAAKAAVEAGHASAVTGFRTAAIEHDGDRLVLVADDGRATEPVDEVIVLTGFRPDLSFLSEVRLGLDERLQAPLALAPLIDPNVHSCGTVYPHGVNELSHPEQGIYLVGMKSYGRAPTFLAMTGYEQTRSIAAALAGDREAAERVELVLPETGVCGGSGLFDQADTAQASGGCCAAPATLQIGIGAPVSSGGC
- a CDS encoding ArsR/SmtB family transcription factor, with amino-acid sequence MSNTRTLPVLEPDVVPCCPPLTERTLTAAEAERTAAMFKALSDPVRLRLFSAVASAPDGEACVCDISDVGVSQPTVSHHLKKLREAGLLASERRGTWVYYRVEPSVLAGMGRLLTGAARV
- a CDS encoding BREX system ATP-binding domain-containing protein — its product is MRGPRCANWRARSCVRTPPSSGGPPPLRSPSPPPLPLSAPSPPAPAPAPIAVPAEGPAAGTDPRPWPLVGRTAELATLEDLLAAAARGIPQFAMLVGEPGIGKTRLSQELAARARERGFAVLVGRCSEDESAPPRGTARRPGADRA
- a CDS encoding ArsR/SmtB family transcription factor, with translation MLMSVDTDLLRVLADPLRLQIVTLLARETLCTTHLVEETGARQTNLSNHLKVLRDAGVVDTEPCGRFTYYRLKPDVIASLAGQFAELADTARATAAAGRKRACP
- a CDS encoding IS256 family transposase, which encodes MLTVVPDPADGDRRMTDGPVSSSLIDEIVREGARRMLAEALKAEVDAYIAQFSDQRDDDGRRLVVRNGYHAAREVLTAAGAIEVKAPRVNDRRVDEVTGERKRFSSAILPPWARKTPKITEVLPLLYLHGLSSGDFVPALGQFLGSAAGLSAPVITKLTEQWKAEQRAFADRDLSGVDYVYLWADGVHVNVRLEEHRLCLLVMIGVRADGRKELIALSDGYRESTESWADLLRDCKRRGMRAPVLAVGDGALGFWAALGEVFPQARAQRCWFHKIANVLGAMPKSAQSGAKKALAEIWNAEDKDHALAAVKAFQAAYGAKYGKAVAKVVDDVDELLAFYDFPAEHWVHLRTTNPIESTFATVRHRTKVTKGPGSRAAGLAMAFKLIESAQARWRAVNAPHLVALVRAGATFVNGKLVERPDDQPSPAAA
- the arsB gene encoding ACR3 family arsenite efflux transporter, whose amino-acid sequence is MTAPEPAHAAPSGVAGKLSLLDRFLAVWILAAMALGLGLGRGVPGLNAVLSKVAIGGISLPIALGLLIMMYPVLAKVRYDKLDAVTGDRRLMISSLVVNWIIGPAVMFALAWIFLPDLPEYRTGLIIVGLARCIAMVIIWNDLACGDREAAAVLVALNSVFQVLAFGLLGWFYLQVLPGWLGLGQGQHLGISSWKIALNVVIFLGIPLLAGFLTRRLGERRLGRQRYESVFLPKIGPFALYGLLFTIVILFALQGRTITSEPADVARIALPLLAYFALMWFGTFALGKTLGLPYDRTATLAFTAAGNNFELAIAVAIATFGVTSGQALSGVIGPLIEVPVLVALVYVSLAWRRRLAPATP
- a CDS encoding flavin-containing monooxygenase, translated to MEAEVVVIGGGQSGLATAYALRREGVTPVLLEAADRPAWSWPHYYDSLTLFSPARYSSLPGMPFGGDPDRYPHRDEVVDYLTAYAARLDAGIRTGARVAEVSAEGEGFGITLQDGSRLAARAVVAASGTFGNPYRPALPGLENFTGTVLHAADYRTPEPFAGQRVIVIGAGNSAVQIAAELATVARVTLATRAPVRFARQHLLGRDLHFWLTVTGLDTAPLGRLLRTPPTQPVLDDGRYRSALDVDAPDRRALFTEAGDGKVTWADGTTEQVDAIVLATGYRPDLPYLAGLGVLDAAGRPLHRDGASLTHPLLAYVGLEWQRSLSSNSLRGVGRDAARAARRLAARLRR